A single region of the Triticum dicoccoides isolate Atlit2015 ecotype Zavitan chromosome 2B, WEW_v2.0, whole genome shotgun sequence genome encodes:
- the LOC119364402 gene encoding sm-like protein LSM1B: MSWAGPDEILLSTSLAGFLDKKLIVLLRDGRKLLGTLCSFDQFANVVLQGACERVIVGELYCDVPLGLYVIRGENVVLIGELDREKDELPSHMTCVSEAEIRTAEKAEKEARDLKGTMRKRMEFLDFD, translated from the exons ATGTCTTGGGCCGGGCCCGACGAGATCCTCCTCTCCACCTCCCTGGCCGGCTTCTTGGATA AAAAACTGATTGTCCTACTACGAGATGGACGAAAGCTGCTTGGCACCCTCTGCTCATTCGATCAGTTTG CAAATGTTGTTCTTCAGGGTGCTTGTGAACGAGTAATTGTGGGCGAATTATATTGTGATGTTCCTCTTGGTTTATATGTGATCCGGGGAGAGAATGTTGTATTAATTGGAGAACTG GATCGTGAGAAGGACGAACTCCCTAGTCACATGACTTGTGTTTCAGAGGCTGAAATAAGAACG GCCGAGAAAGCTGAAAAGGAAGCAAGGGATCTGAAAGGCACAATGAGGAAGAGGATGGAGTTCCTAGACTTCGATTAG
- the LOC119367878 gene encoding uncharacterized protein LOC119367878, which translates to MGEAPCSVVAAPRRSPARFRLPRHGLRRKVHVVRLGNGGAGAGARAGGVRRLCGLRRRIKLRWFRSTMWRLAELCVAVLSGPPGTADAPSSWTGVEPCFAAPFLLAALVRRAGQE; encoded by the coding sequence atgggGGAGGCGCCGTGCAGCGTGGTGGCCGCGCCGCGCCGTTCCCCGGCGCGCTTCCGCCTGCCACGCCACGGGCTGCGCCGCAAGGTCCACGTCGTCCGTCTCGGGAACGGCGGtgccggcgccggcgcgcgggcTGGCGGGGTCCGCCGCCTCTGCGGCCTCCGGCGTCGGATCAAGCTCCGGTGGTTCCGGAGCACCATGTGGCGCCTGGCCGAGCTCTGCGTGGCGGTGCTGTCGGGCCCCCCGGGGACGGCCGACGCCCCGTCGTCGTGGACCGGCGTGGAGCCGTGCTTCGCCGCGCCCTTCCTGCTGGCCGCGCTGGTGAGGCGCGCGGGGCAGGAGTAG